One genomic region from Dermacentor variabilis isolate Ectoservices chromosome 6, ASM5094787v1, whole genome shotgun sequence encodes:
- the LOC142584189 gene encoding uncharacterized protein LOC142584189, translated as MAEGAFVEGDQAPRDKDPEEDLQERVPSRLVEEHGDDALRQPPHAEVDSATLCLQPFQEAALDESLMVRELLKKGRLKNPTLTEKGAPLLLEDRRLSVLLEATQNVALRYQLRGKVQQQKPLSPELKSHDVPGTSVAAIADSHDTGHLEEKVHSVPGSTARRVDASCSGLPTDGAITDENVRKSPPPAAATKSALYSPSQADARRVKSRLAQLTVEKPSQLRAGDEVCSKLSKITQIVTGGCCAEPATTPQLHEHDPLSSPSRLEQEAPVDPSSEGPSDDRIRDMPVLEVLDKCDLVELSTGTKRARRRMRRYCGTDAEVAADAGLCSSDSERSLVKLDFSTLPTEASEMVADRRCGAEVCDEPTRAEKSSTSTSSWYSFDPPSAASRQSSAVRAAASASESAGSWAARRQGSPASPDVPRERLKASSLIRFFEGIN; from the coding sequence ATGGCGGAAGGGGCCTTCGTGGAGGGCGACCAGGCGCCCAGGGACAAGGACCCCGAGGAGGACCTGCAGGAGCGAGTTCCGTCGCGGCTTGTCGAAGAACACGGCGACGATGCGCTTCGGCAGCCGCCGCACGCGGAGGTCGATTCCGCCACGCTGTGCCTGCAGCCTTTCCAGGAGGCGGCGCTCGACGAGAGCCTCATGGTCAGGGAGCTACTGAAGAAGGGCCGCCTCAAGAACCCAACGCTGACCGAGAAGGGGGCGCCACTGCTGCTGgaggacaggcgcctgtccgtGCTCCTGGAAGCCACGCAAAACGTCGCGCTGCGCTACCAGCTGCGCGGCAAGGTCCAGCAGCAGAAGCCGCTGTCCCCGGAGCTGAAGTCGCACGATGTACCCGGAACATCCGTCGCGGCCATCGCCGATTCTCACGACACGGGCCACCTCGAGGAGAAGGTGCACAGCGTTCCAGGATCTACCGCGCGGCGGGTCGACGCCTCTTGCTCTGGCCTGCCGACCGACGGTGCCATAACCGACGAGAATGTCCGGAAGTCCCCTCCACCAGCGGCTGCCACGAAGAGCGCGCTATATTCGCCGTCGCAAGCAGACGCCAGACGTGTCAAGTCGCGGCTAGCCCAGTTGACCGTCGAGAAGCCGAGCCAGTTGCGCGCCGGCGACGAAGTCTGTAGCAAGCTCTCGAAGATTACGCAGATCGtcaccggcggctgctgcgcCGAGCCGGCCACCACTCCGCAACTTCATGAACACGACCCGCTGTCGTCGCCGTCGCGACTCGAGCAAGAAGCCCCCGTAGACCCGTCAAGCGAGGGGCCATCAGACGACCGCATCCGGGACATGCCCGTGCTCGAGGTCCTGGACAAGTGCGACCTGGTGGAGCTGTCAACGGGCACTAAAAGGGCGCGCCGCCGAATGCGGCGCTACTGCGGGACCGACGCGGAAGTCGCGGCCGACGCCGGTTTGTGCAGCAGCGACAGCGAGCGCAGCCTGGTTAAGCTGGACTTTTCTACATTGCCGACAGAGGCGAGCGAGATGGTGGCCGACCGGCGATGTGGGGCCGAGGTCTGCGACGAGCCAACACGCGCCGAGAAGTCGTCGACGTCGACGTCGTCGTGGTACTCGTTCGATCCACCGTCTGCGGCCTCTCGCCAGTCGTCCGCCGTTCGAGCTGCGGCGTCGGCCAGCGAGTCCGCCGGCAGCTGGGCTGCTCGTCGGCAAGGATCTCCAGCGTCCCCGGATGTGCCCAGAGAGCGCTTGAAGGCGTCGTCCCTGATTCGCTTCTTTGAGGGCATAAATTAA